From one Ignavibacteria bacterium genomic stretch:
- a CDS encoding transposase yields the protein MKHPPRIYDEAFKRRAPEMVAAGRTLASVARELGIDVKRLSYWKRTLELQQLPGRRHLTSLPPKYEPCVSALSVQKWNWPF from the coding sequence TTTATGATGAAGCATTTAAACGTCGCGCCCCTGAGATGGTAGCTGCGGGACGTACGCTGGCCTCGGTGGCCCGTGAGCTTGGCATCGACGTCAAGCGACTATCGTACTGGAAGCGTACGCTTGAGCTGCAGCAGCTGCCGGGCAGAAGACACCTGACGAGCTTGCCGCCGAAGTACGAGCCTTGCGTAAGCGCGCTGAGCGTGCAGAAATGGAACTGGCCATTTTAA